Proteins from a single region of Aureibacter tunicatorum:
- a CDS encoding fumarylacetoacetate hydrolase family protein, with protein MKIFGIGRNYVEHIKELNNEIPSEPVVFTKPDTALLKNNDPFYYPSFSKDVHHEVEIVIRICKQGKSIQEKFAHKYYDQIALGIDFTARDLQSKAKEKGLPWDIAKGFNGSAPISNFIPVSEIENINALDFSLEKNGQTVQTGNTSHMMYSFDAIISYLSQFFQLKQGDLIFTGTPSGVGPVEIGDNLVGKLSGKTMFDFEVK; from the coding sequence ATGAAGATATTCGGAATAGGCAGAAATTACGTAGAACATATAAAAGAACTCAATAACGAAATCCCAAGCGAACCTGTAGTTTTCACAAAACCTGATACTGCGCTGTTAAAAAACAATGATCCTTTTTACTACCCCAGCTTTTCAAAGGATGTTCATCATGAAGTTGAAATAGTCATCAGAATTTGCAAACAAGGAAAAAGCATCCAAGAAAAATTCGCTCACAAATATTATGATCAAATCGCGCTAGGCATCGACTTTACCGCAAGAGACCTTCAGTCCAAAGCTAAAGAAAAAGGATTGCCATGGGATATAGCCAAAGGTTTCAACGGTTCTGCGCCAATTTCAAATTTTATCCCTGTAAGCGAAATTGAAAATATCAACGCGTTAGACTTTTCATTAGAAAAAAATGGTCAAACTGTGCAAACAGGAAACACCAGCCATATGATGTACAGCTTTGATGCGATTATTTCCTATTTATCGCAATTCTTTCAACTTAAGCAAGGTGATCTTATTTTCACAGGTACTCCCAGCGGTGTAGGTCCAGTTGAAATTGGAGACAATCTTGTAGGCAAGCTAAGTGGTAAAACAATGTTTGATTTTGAAGTAAAATAA